The following coding sequences lie in one Paramisgurnus dabryanus chromosome 16, PD_genome_1.1, whole genome shotgun sequence genomic window:
- the LOC135752256 gene encoding pregnancy-specific beta-1-glycoprotein 7-like isoform X1, producing MDLLSSGNFSKFFIIFGLMLVLLQTGSCVDQICRFNQQETCYAALEGKLSLQMIQYINISKLELKKENIIICKIVKENIIKPGLYCSRPYLLLSNGTVIINSVTKTDSGRYTLQLTNLQGKDTFTELEVNVEAPIGSVNVSVECISGIIWASCSSEGDSLFFIWTLNGQPHAQGYMTTIYLDRETSENLTCSIKNHFSHGEKSITINHCPGVDRICRFNQTKPCYAALGEKLSLWMVQDIHISKLELKKEESLICKIKMVTFGFYCNRPDVIISNGTVIINSVTRADLGRYTLELYDLEAKLKSTTGLQVNVEVSLMFVIVWTLQMIFLLLLLGGFHIYIRKRTSTQTPGEKQQEDIVLYDK from the exons ATGGATTTACTATCTTCTGGAAACTTCAGTAAATTTTTTATAATCTTTGGACTGATGCTGGTTCTGCTTCAGACTGGCTCGT GTGTGGATCAGATCTGTCGTTTTAATCAGCAAGAAACCTGTTATGCAGCTCTGGAAGGCAAACTATCTCTGCAGATGAttcagtatattaatatatctaAACTGGaattaaagaaagaaaacatTATAATTTGTAAAATAGTAAAGGAAAATATCATTAAACCTGGTCTTTACTGTAGCAGACCTTACCTTTTGCTCAGTAATGGCACTGTGATTATAAACAGTGTGACCAAAACAGATTCAGGGAGATACACATTACAGCTAACTAACCTACAGGGCAAAGACACATTTACAGAACTTGAAGTGAATGTTGAAG CTCCTATTGGCTCAGTGAATGTGTCAGTCGAATGCATCAGTGGGATCATTTGGGCATCCTGCTCCTCTGAGGGGGATTCACTCTTCTTCATCTGGACTCTGAATGGACAACCACATGCACAAGGATATATGACCACCATTTATCTGGATAGGGAAACTTCTGAAAACCTCACCTGCAGCATAAAGAACCACTTCAGTCATGGAGAGAAGAGCATCACTATAAACCATTGTCCGG GTGTGGATCGGATCTGCAGGTTTAATCAGACAAAACCCTGTTATGCAGCTCTGGGAGAAAAACTCTCTCTATGGATGGTTCAGGATATTCATATATCTAAACTGGAATTAAAGAAAGAAGAGagtttaatttgtaaaataaaaatggttACATTTGGTTTTTACTGTAACAGACCTGATGTTATCATCAGTAATGGCACTGTGATTATAAACAGTGTGACCAGAGCAGATTTAGGGAGATACACATTAGAGCTTTATGACTTAGAGGCCAAACTAAAATCTACTACAGGACTTCAAGTGAATGTTGAAG tcTCTCTGATGTTTGTGATAGTGTGGACCTTACAGATGATATTTCTTCTACTTCTGTTAGGAGGCTTTCACATCTACATCAGAAAGCGCACCAGCACACAAACACCAG GAGAAAAACAGCAAGAAGATATTGTTCTGTATGACAAATGA